Proteins encoded by one window of Anopheles maculipalpis chromosome 2RL, idAnoMacuDA_375_x, whole genome shotgun sequence:
- the LOC126557197 gene encoding organic cation transporter protein: MSVRWESPGIGRRRRSDDSEDECEISMLAESAATATSDDGDHSRSRNGSLSGSRSKQGEDAHRDTSGGRCPVARVDVDLSDEDESTMEHQNDTVEIMVLDEASERLLGKWNGNAKVKMFKSKNNTSPNEPSPVPDHPDQDCPGMHITLNPSSRATSPSTATGGKLPNLATGPSSPTPSTNLPHNLASAKSINNNNKSSSNSKAHSKPSGKGGGNGDDGGGIKMPQKKHKNSDEENDIIGELIGDYGKWQFVMTFLLSLFQVPNTFHIYSPTFQAADKSFWCRRPSHLADVPIDRWRNVSGALENCRMLNYDWNALTSAQLSMSNFSLPKNLTDTVACSAWEFDIHDNLGNTWSSEWNLVCDKEYLKNVAEMFFLAGVATGGITSGVLSDKFGRKMMLFISAVLQSIFGLALYFADSFEFYLVLRALLGIVSVSVTYAGLILAIEYVDGKWRTIAGMYNLFPLPVSYIMISGIAYLTQDYRNLQLCIGLPGVFLCLLWFVLPESPRWLLCKGRITEVKEVIRKAAAFNKRPLPDNLDKLLKPPVDEEETAAGVCELFRSKYLRLVTFCFLCIWFTMNLVYYGLVLNMNSFGGNIYLNSALAGLVEIPAIALAMYIINRTGKKWLFCATFFAAALACLCAAIVEGKPELLAMKITFVMIGKFTISAGNTIMPVYTAELYPTAIRNVGVGACNLAAGFALILTPYLSMLTKIEDHLLMTLLTAWCIFGAIVIIFLPEAMQHHEHEEHDEDKEIDTQTAA, translated from the exons ATGTCCGTTCGATGGGAATCACCAGGAATTGGCCGCCGGCGGCGTTCCGACGATAGTGAGGATGAGTGCGAGATTTCGATGCTTGCTGAGTCGGCCGCTACGGCAACGAGCGACGATGGTGATCATTCCCGATCCCGGAACGGTAGTCTTAGTGGGTCTCGTTCTAAACAGGGAGAGGATGCTCATCGGGACACTTCCGGTGGTCGGTGTCCAGTGGCAAGGGTGGATGTTGATTTGAGTGACGAGGATGAATCAACGATGGAGCACCAGAACGACACCGTTGAGATAATGGTGTTGGACGAAGCGAGTGAACGATTGTTGGGGAAATGGAACGGAAACGCCAAAG TGAAGATGTTCAAATCCAAAAACAACACCTCTCCGAATGAACCGTCCCCAGTGCCCGACCATCCCGACCAGGACTGCCCCGGGATGCACATTACGCTGAATCCGTCGTCAAGGGCCACCAGCCCCAGTACCGCGACAGGTGGCAAGCTACCGAATCTAGCTACTGGCCCATCGTCACCCACGCCCTCCACCAACCTGCCCCACAACCTAGCGAGTGCCAagagcatcaacaacaacaacaaaagcagtAGCAACAGTAAGGCGCACAGCAAACCGAGCGGCAAGGGTGGCGGTAACGGGGACGATGGTGGTGGCATAAAGATGCCTcagaaaaagcacaaaaactcGGACGAGGAGAACGACATCATCGGTGAACTGATTGGAGATTATGGCAAGTGGCAGTTCGTCATGACGTTTTTGCTCTCGCTGTTCCAGGTGCCGAACACGTTCCACATCTATTCGCCTACGTTTCAG GCAGCAGATAAAAGCTTCTGGTGCCGACGGCCATCACATCTCGCCGATGTCCCAATCGACCGGTGGCGGAACGTGTCGGGTGCGTTGGAAAATTGCAGGATGCTGAATTACGACTGGAATGCGCTAACGAGCGCCCAACTGTCAATG AGCAATTTTTCGCTCCCGAAGAATCTCACCGATACGGTAGCGTGCAGCGCCTGGGAGTTTGATATACATGACAATCTCGGCAACACCTGGTCCTCGGAGTGGAATCTCGTCTGCGACAAGGAGTACCTCAAGAATGTGGCCGAAATGTTTTTCCTGGCGGGCGTTGCAACCGGTGGCATCACGTCCGGTGTACTGTCCGACAAGTTTGGTCGCAAAATGATGCTGTTCATCTCTGCCGTCCTGCAGTCAATTTTTG GGCTGGCCCTTTACTTTGCCGATTCGTTCGAGTTCTATCTAGTGCTGCGAGCGCTGCTAGGAATCGTGTCCGTGTCGGTAACGTACGCGGGACTTATCCTGGCGATCGAGTACGTCGATGGGAAGTGGCGAACGATCGCCGGGATGTATAACCTGTTCCCGCTGCCCGTCTCCTACATTATGATCTCCGGAATTGCGTACCTAACGCAGGACTATCGAAATTTGCAGTTGTGCATTGGGCTCCCGGGAGTATTTCTGTGCTTATTATG GTTTGTCCTGCCAGAATCACCACGCTGGCTGCTGTGCAAAGGTCGTATTACCGAGGTGAAGGAAGTCATCCGGAAGGCGGCAGCGTTCAACAAGCGCCCGTTGCCCGACAATTTGGACAAACTGCTGAAACCACCGGTGGACGAGGAGGAAACGGCGGCCGGTGTGTGTGAGCTGTTCCGGTCGAAGTATCTGCGTCTGGTGACATTTTGCTTCCTGTGCATTTGGTTCACGATGAATCTCGTCTACTACGGTTTGGTGTTGAACATGAACAGCTTCGGTGGCAACATTTATCTCAACTCG GCACTTGCCGGTTTGGTGGAAATTCCAGCGATCGCACTGGCGATGTACATCATCAATCGTACCGGCAAGAAGTGGCTCTTCTGTGCGACCTTCTTCGCCGCCGCACTTGCCTGCCTGTGCGCCGCAATCGTCGAAGGAAAGCCGGAGCTTTTGGCGATGAAAATCACGTTCGTGATGATCG GTAAATTTACCATCAGTGCCGGAAACACCATCATGCCGGTGTACACGGCCGAACTATATCCGACCGCAATACGAAACGTTGGTGTCGGTGCCTGCAACTTGGCAGCCGGTTTTGCCCTCATCCTTACGCCGTATCTGTCGATGCTG acaaaaattgAGGATCATCTGCTTATGACGCTGCTGACGGCATGGTGTATTTTTGGCGCAATTGTGATTATTTTCCTGCCGGAAGCAATGCAACATCACGAGCACGAGGAGCACGATGAGGACAA GGAAATCGATACACAGACAGCTGCTTAA